The Nocardioides houyundeii genome includes the window CCCCCACCCGCGACCGACCCGAGAGCCTCGGCGATCGAGCCGTACGTCGTCACGTGCCCAGGGGGCACGCGCTCCACGCACTCCAGGACGAGCTCGGCGTACTCCCCGCGACCGATCACCGGCTCGCCCCTGCCTGCCGACCCGGCTCCCCCGGCGTCCCGGCCCGGCTCAGTACGTCGGCTGGCTGGGGTCGATCTGGTTGACCCAGGCCACCACGCCACCGCCGACGTGCACGGCGTCGGCCAGGCCGGCGCCCTGCACGATCGCCAGGCACTCCGCGGAGCGGACGCCGGACTTGCAGTGCAGCACGACCTGCTTGTCCGAGGGCAGCTGGCCCAGCGCGTTGCCGTTGAGGAACTCGCCCTTGGGGATCAGCACCGACCCGGGGATCCGGTTGATCTCGTACTCGCCCGGCTCGCGGACGTCGACCAGCACGAAGTCACGAGTGCCCTCCTCGCGCTCCTTGAGCATGGAGTCCAGCTGGGTCACCGAGATGGTGGAGCCGGCGGCGGCGGCGGCGGCCTCGTCGGAGATCGCACCGCAGAAGGTGTCGTAGTCGATGAGCCCCTCGACGGTCGGGTTCTCCCCGCACAGGGCGCAGTCGGGGTCCTTGCGGACCCGGAGCTTGCGGTACTCCATCTCCAGGGCGTCGTAGATCATCAGCTTGCCGACCAGCGGCTCGCCGATCCCGGTGAGCAGCTTGATGGCCTCGTTGACCTGGATCGAGCCGATGGAGGCGCAGAGCACGCCCAGCACGCCGCCCTCGGCGCACGAGGGCACCATGCCCGGCGGCGGCGGCTCGGGGTAGAGGCACCGGTAGCAGGGCGCGTCGGGAGCCATGGACGGCGCGAAGACCGAGGCCTGGCCGTCGAAGCGGTAGATCGAGCCCCACACGTAGGGGATCTTGAGGAAGTACGCCGCGTCGTTGACCATGTAGCGGGTGGCGAAGTTGTCGGTGCCGTCGACGATCAGGTCATAGCCCTCGAAGACCTCGAAGACGTTGTCGTTGTCCAGGCGCTCGGGGTGCAGCACCACCTCCACCAGGGGGTTGACCTCCTTGACCGAGTCGCGGGCCGACTCGCCCTTGGGGCGTCCGACGTCGGACTGGCCGTGGATGACCTGGCGCTGCAGGTTGGACTCGTCCACCTCGTCGAACTCGGCGATCCCCAGGGTGCCGACGCCGGCGGCAGCCAGGTACAGCAGGGCCGGAGAGCCCAGACCGCCCGCACCGATCACCAGCACTCGGGCGTTCTTGAGGCGCTTCTGGCCGGCCATCCCGACGTCGGGAATGATCAGGTGCCGGCTGTAGCGGCGCACCTCGTCGATGGTGAGCTCTGCGGCAGGCTCCACGAGCGGGGGGAAGGACACGGGGATGCTCCTCGGGGAAAGGGTGCGGGTTCGTCGGCTGCTGAACGCCGGACCGGCCTGCAATGTTCCCCCGCGGTCCCGCGGCGTGGGACGCACGTCCCGCGATTCGGACTTGACGAGGGACGTGGCGAGGGATGTTCCGGCGGCGCCTTCGAGGCGTCGTCGTCGTGCGGCAGTTGCCGACCGATAGCATCGACTCCTCACGAAGAGGAGAACAGCTTGAGTGCAGAGAAGTATGACGCTGAGCCCCGCCCGCGCGGCAGCCGGATGCCCCGCCGGGAGCGCCGGGCCCAGCTGCTCGACTCCGCGCTCGAGGTGTTCGTGGCGCACGGCTACCACTCGGCGGCCATGGACGACATCGCCGAGCGTGCCGGCGTCTCCAAGCCCGTCCTCTACCAGCACTTCCCCGGCAAGCTCGAGCTCTACCTGGCGCTGCTGGACGAGTCGTGCGAGTCGATCACCGACAAGATCCGCGAGGCGCTCGCGAGCACCTCGGACAACAAGCAGCGGGTGGCCGCGGCCATCGCCGCGTTCTACGCCTACGTCGCCAATGACACCGGCGCCTTCCGGCTGGTCTTCGAGTCGGACCTGACCAACGAGCCCGCCGTGCGGGAGCGGGTCGACCGGGTCACCGAGGACTCCGCGGCCAGCATCGCCATCGTCATCCAGCAGGACACCGGGCTCCCCATGCAGGCATGCCGGCTGCTGGCCGTCTCCCTGGTGGGGATGGGCCAGGTCAGCGCCCGTTTCTGGCTGGCTGGCAATGTTGACTCCGAAGAGGGCGAGCGGATCACCCAGTCCGACGCCGCCGCGCTGGTCGCCGCCCTGGCCTGGCGAGGCATCGGCGGCTACCCCAAGGAACAGTAAGGCCCCGCGCTCCGCGCGGACCCACCCCAGCGACCACCTAAGGAGGCCTCACATGGAGGTCAAGATCGGCATTCAGCACGCACCCCGCGAGATCGTCATCGAGGTGGACCTCACCCACGACCAGGTCGAGAGCCTGGTCGAGGACGCGGTCAAGGGCGGCACCCTGTCACTGGTCGACGCCAAGGGTCGCCGCGCCCTGGTGCCCGGCGACCAGATCGCCTACGTGGAGCTCGGCGGCGGCGTCGCCGGCACCGTCGGCTTCCGGTAGGCCCCCCGACGTACGACGTCCGCCGTCCGGCTCAGGAGTCGAGCCCCAGCTCGGCCATCCGGGCGGCGTGACGCTCCGTCAGCCGGGTGAACATGCGCCCGATGGCCGCAAGGTCCAGGCCCGGCCGGTCCACTCCCCCCGCCAGCAGCGCCGACATCGCGTCCCGCTCCGCCGCTACCCGCTGGCCCTGGGTGAGCGCCTCTCCCATCAGCCGCCGTCCCCACAGCGCCAGACGGCCCCCGAGCCGGTGGTCGTGGGCGATCGCCGCCCGCACCCGGTCGATGACGAACTGCGAGTGCCCGGCGTCGGCCAGGGAGTCGGTGATCAGGTCCCGGGTCTCGGGGTCCAGGTAGGCGGCGATCTCGCGGTAGAAGTCGGCGGCCAGACCGTCCCCCACGTAGGCCTTGATCAACCCCTCGTACCAGTCCGAGGGCCGGGTGTGGGCGTGGAAGTCGTCGATGGGCCGCCGGAAGGGCTCCATCGCGACGTACGGGTCGGTGCCCAGCTCCGCCACCCGTTCCTGCAGCCGCGCCAGGTGGCCGAACTCCACCGCGGCCATCGACGAGAGCGCGACCTTGTCCACCAGGCTCGGGGCCATCCGGGCGTCCTCCGCCAGGCGCTCGAACGCCGACAGCTCGCCGTACGCGATGGCTCCCAGCAGGTCGACGACGGCCTCACGGTAGTCCGGGTCCGCGAAAGCACCCTGCGAGGCGCCGGGCTGGGATTCAGTCATGGCGGAACCCTACCGATAGACTTGAGCCATCCGCGCGCGCCCAGCGCGCGACAGCGAACGGCCAACGAGTGCCGCTCGCCGGCATGTGCGCGGCAGACCGCATCGTCGAGTCCGCCGCAAGTGCAAGGACGTCCCCGACGAAAGCGAAACCCCCTGTGACCACCACCTTCCGCGACCTGGGCGTGCTGCCCGGGATCTGCGACGCGCTCGAGCGCGCCGGCATCACCACCCCCTTCGCCATCCAGGAGATGACCCTCTCGGTCGCCCTGATGGGCACCGACCTCATCGGCCAGGCCCGCACGGGCACCGGCAAGACCCTCGCCTTCGGCATCCCGGTGCTGCAGCGCAGCGTGTCGCCCCTCGACCCCGCCTACGAGGACATGCCCCAGGGCAAGCCGCAGGCCCTGATCGTGGCCCCCACCCGTGAGCTCGCCCTGCAGGTCTCCAACGACCTCCACCTGGCCAGCAAGGACGTCGGCCTGCGGGTGCTGACGGTCTACGGCGGGGTCGGCTACGACACCCAGCTGGAGGCGCTCGAGTCCGGGGTCGACATCGTCGTCGGCACCCCGGGCCGCCTCATCGACCTCGCCAACCGCCGGGCCCTCGACCTCTCCAGGGTGCACGCGCTGGTGCTGGACGAGGCCGACGAGATGCTGGACCTGGGCTTCCTGCCCGACGTGGAGCGGCTGCTGTCGATGACGCCGGAGACCCGCCAGACGATGCTGTTCTCGGCAACCATGCCGGCTGCCATCGTCTCCCTGGCGCGCACCCACATGCGGCACCCGATGAACATCCGCGCCGAGTCCTCCTACGACACCACCATGGTGCCGGCGACCGCGCAGTTCATCTACCAGGCCCACGACCTCGACAAGCCCGAGATCATCGGGCGGGTGCTGCAGGCCGAGGACGCGGACAAGATCATCGTCTTCACCCGCACCAAGCGCCAGGCCCAGCGGGTCGCCGACGACCTCGCCGAGCGTGGCTTCGCAGCCAGCCCGCTGCACGGCGACATGGCCCAGATCGCCCGCGAGAAGGCGCTGACCAAGTTCCGCGAGAACAAGATCCGGGTGCTGGTCGCCACCGACGTGGCCGCCCGCGGGATCGACGTGGCCGGCGTCTCCCACGTCATCAACTACACCTGCCCCGAGGACGACAAGACCTACGTGCACCGGATCGGCCGCACCGGCCGGGCCGGCGCCACGGGCACCGCGATCACCTTCGTCGACTGGGCGGACCTGCACCGCTGGAAGATGATCAACAAGGCGCTCGACCTGCCGTTCGACTCCCCGCAGGAGACCTACTCCACCTCCGAGCATCTGTTCCACGACCAGGGCATCGCCCCGGGCACGAAGGGCCGCATCGTGGACCCCGCGCCCGTGGAGCGTCCGGCGCGGTCGAGCCGCGACGGGGGCCGCGACGGGGCCCGCGAGGAGCGCCGCGAGCGGGCACCCCGCAACCGGGACCGCAGTCGCTCCCGCACCCGGAACGGTGCTCCGGTCGCCGAGGGCGCCGACGCCGCGCCCGGTGCCGACAAGACCGAGGCGTCCACCTCGGCTGCCACCACGTCCGAGGAGACCGCCAAGGCGCCGCGCAGCCGCAGCCGCAACCGGCGTCGGGGACGCTCGAGCGGCGAGGGCTCCGGCGACGCCGTGAGCACCGAGAGCGCTTCCTGACTCCGACCTCCACCCCGGTCGTCGGTCTCGGCCGAAGACCGGGGGCAGGTCAGCTGCCGCTGCTCTCGGGGGCTGCTGCTTCGGGGGCGCCGTTCCGCGCCGCCCGCGCCACCAGGTTGGCCGCCACCTGACGGTAGGCGATGGCCCCCTTGCTGGTCCGTGACGTCGCCAGGATCGAGCGGCCGGCCGCGGGCGCCTCGGCGAACTTGATCGTCTTCGGGATCGGCGGCTCGATCACGTCGAGGTCGTAGGTCGCCGAGATGGTCTCCAGCACCGTCCGGGCGTGGTTGGTGCGACCGTCGTACATGGTGGGCAGCACCCCCCAGACCGACAGCGTGCGGTTGGTGAACCGGCGTACGTCGTGCACTGTGTCGAGCAGCTGTCCCACACCGCGGTGCGAGAGCGTCTCGCACTGCAGCGGTACGACGACGCCGTCTGCCGCGGTCAGCGCGGCGACGGTCAGCACGCCCAACGACGGCGGGCAGTCCAGCAGCACCCAGTCGTAGTCCGCCCCCGACTCCGCCAGGTCCTGGAGCATCGAGGTGATCACGTGCTCACGCCCGGTGCGGGTGAGCAGGTCGGCCTCGGCGCGCGCGAGCTCGATCGTGGCGGGCATCAGGTCGGGGCCGTCCGGCGTCTGCAGCACGACCTCGCCGGCCACCGCCCGCTGGGTCAGGACGTGGTGCACCGAGACCTGCAGGTCCTCGGGGTCGATGCCCAGCGAGAACGTGAGACACGCCTGGGGGTCGAGATCGACGAGCAGGACCCGGTGGCCCAGCTCGACGAGCGCGGCGCCGATGGAGGCCACCGAAGTGGTCTTGGCCACGCCGCCCTTCTGGTTCGCAACCGCAAGTGTCGTCGTCATGGCAGCACCATCATGCCCGAATCGTTTGCGCAGCGGGGTGCGACACCGCGATGCTGCCCCCATGGACAATCGCCCCACGACGACCCGCACCGCACTGGTCACGGGTCCCACCGCCGGAATCGGCCGCTCCTTCGCCCACCAGCTCGCCGCCCGCGGCCACGACCTGGTGCTGGTCGCGCGCGACGTCGCGCGACTGGAGGAGGAGGCTGCCACGCTGCGCGAGCGCCACGGTGTCCAGGTCGAGGTGCTCGTGGCCGACCTCGCGGACCGCGCACAGCTGGCCCGGGTCGAGGCCCGCGTCGCGGACCGGGACCGTCCGGTGGACCTGCTGGTCAACAACGCCGGCTTCGGGCTCAAGGGCCGGTTCGCCGACAACGACGTGGAGTCCGAGCAGGCGATGATCGACGTGATGGTCACTGCGGTGATGCGGCTGACCCACGCCGCCGTCGGCGCCATGGCCGAGCGGGGTCGTGGCGGGATCATCAACGTCTCCAGCGTGGCCGCGTTCCTGCCGCGCGGGACCTACTCCGCGGCCAAGGCCTGGGTGAACTCCTTCGGGGAGTGGGCGGCCAACGAGTACCGCCCGCAAGGAGTGCGCGTGACGACCCTGTGCCCCGGGTTCACCAAGACCGAGTTCCACCAGCGGATGGACGTCAGCCGGGGCTCCGCGCCGCAGTTCCT containing:
- the moeZ gene encoding adenylyltransferase/sulfurtransferase MoeZ → MSFPPLVEPAAELTIDEVRRYSRHLIIPDVGMAGQKRLKNARVLVIGAGGLGSPALLYLAAAGVGTLGIAEFDEVDESNLQRQVIHGQSDVGRPKGESARDSVKEVNPLVEVVLHPERLDNDNVFEVFEGYDLIVDGTDNFATRYMVNDAAYFLKIPYVWGSIYRFDGQASVFAPSMAPDAPCYRCLYPEPPPPGMVPSCAEGGVLGVLCASIGSIQVNEAIKLLTGIGEPLVGKLMIYDALEMEYRKLRVRKDPDCALCGENPTVEGLIDYDTFCGAISDEAAAAAAGSTISVTQLDSMLKEREEGTRDFVLVDVREPGEYEINRIPGSVLIPKGEFLNGNALGQLPSDKQVVLHCKSGVRSAECLAIVQGAGLADAVHVGGGVVAWVNQIDPSQPTY
- a CDS encoding TetR/AcrR family transcriptional regulator yields the protein MPRRERRAQLLDSALEVFVAHGYHSAAMDDIAERAGVSKPVLYQHFPGKLELYLALLDESCESITDKIREALASTSDNKQRVAAAIAAFYAYVANDTGAFRLVFESDLTNEPAVRERVDRVTEDSAASIAIVIQQDTGLPMQACRLLAVSLVGMGQVSARFWLAGNVDSEEGERITQSDAAALVAALAWRGIGGYPKEQ
- a CDS encoding DUF3107 domain-containing protein — encoded protein: MEVKIGIQHAPREIVIEVDLTHDQVESLVEDAVKGGTLSLVDAKGRRALVPGDQIAYVELGGGVAGTVGFR
- a CDS encoding ferritin-like fold-containing protein gives rise to the protein MTESQPGASQGAFADPDYREAVVDLLGAIAYGELSAFERLAEDARMAPSLVDKVALSSMAAVEFGHLARLQERVAELGTDPYVAMEPFRRPIDDFHAHTRPSDWYEGLIKAYVGDGLAADFYREIAAYLDPETRDLITDSLADAGHSQFVIDRVRAAIAHDHRLGGRLALWGRRLMGEALTQGQRVAAERDAMSALLAGGVDRPGLDLAAIGRMFTRLTERHAARMAELGLDS
- a CDS encoding DEAD/DEAH box helicase is translated as MTTTFRDLGVLPGICDALERAGITTPFAIQEMTLSVALMGTDLIGQARTGTGKTLAFGIPVLQRSVSPLDPAYEDMPQGKPQALIVAPTRELALQVSNDLHLASKDVGLRVLTVYGGVGYDTQLEALESGVDIVVGTPGRLIDLANRRALDLSRVHALVLDEADEMLDLGFLPDVERLLSMTPETRQTMLFSATMPAAIVSLARTHMRHPMNIRAESSYDTTMVPATAQFIYQAHDLDKPEIIGRVLQAEDADKIIVFTRTKRQAQRVADDLAERGFAASPLHGDMAQIAREKALTKFRENKIRVLVATDVAARGIDVAGVSHVINYTCPEDDKTYVHRIGRTGRAGATGTAITFVDWADLHRWKMINKALDLPFDSPQETYSTSEHLFHDQGIAPGTKGRIVDPAPVERPARSSRDGGRDGAREERRERAPRNRDRSRSRTRNGAPVAEGADAAPGADKTEASTSAATTSEETAKAPRSRSRNRRRGRSSGEGSGDAVSTESAS
- a CDS encoding ParA family protein; amino-acid sequence: MTTTLAVANQKGGVAKTTSVASIGAALVELGHRVLLVDLDPQACLTFSLGIDPEDLQVSVHHVLTQRAVAGEVVLQTPDGPDLMPATIELARAEADLLTRTGREHVITSMLQDLAESGADYDWVLLDCPPSLGVLTVAALTAADGVVVPLQCETLSHRGVGQLLDTVHDVRRFTNRTLSVWGVLPTMYDGRTNHARTVLETISATYDLDVIEPPIPKTIKFAEAPAAGRSILATSRTSKGAIAYRQVAANLVARAARNGAPEAAAPESSGS
- a CDS encoding SDR family NAD(P)-dependent oxidoreductase is translated as MDNRPTTTRTALVTGPTAGIGRSFAHQLAARGHDLVLVARDVARLEEEAATLRERHGVQVEVLVADLADRAQLARVEARVADRDRPVDLLVNNAGFGLKGRFADNDVESEQAMIDVMVTAVMRLTHAAVGAMAERGRGGIINVSSVAAFLPRGTYSAAKAWVNSFGEWAANEYRPQGVRVTTLCPGFTKTEFHQRMDVSRGSAPQFLWLEADDLVRKALADHDKGRIFSIPGAQYKVITTMTKLVPTRALQSLQSLGRK